In a single window of the Novipirellula galeiformis genome:
- a CDS encoding rhamnogalacturonan acetylesterase yields MTHRNMNRLPRWIAMVFLLTGVAHLPSDATAAEAITIFMIGDSTMADKAVIPENPERGWGQLLSLYFNSNVTVDNHAAGGRSSKNFRSEGRWDVVLQRIRPGDFVIIQFGHNDEKSDQARHTDPFGTYTDNLRRYAKEASELGAIPILATPVVRRNFDVEGVLQPTHGDYPDAVRKLANEIEVPLLEMTHRSRELIERLGPERSKQLFIWTVPGEYSRFPTGNSDNTHFNALGATRMCDLVVAEIQEKIPELAVHLKTRR; encoded by the coding sequence ATGACACACCGAAACATGAACAGGCTACCTCGCTGGATTGCAATGGTTTTCTTGCTGACCGGCGTTGCCCACTTGCCATCGGATGCGACGGCGGCCGAAGCGATCACGATTTTTATGATCGGCGACTCGACGATGGCCGACAAAGCGGTGATCCCTGAAAATCCTGAGCGAGGCTGGGGCCAATTGCTGAGCCTCTATTTCAATTCAAACGTGACCGTCGATAATCACGCCGCGGGTGGACGCAGCTCAAAGAATTTTCGCAGCGAAGGACGGTGGGATGTGGTTCTGCAGCGGATTCGTCCTGGCGACTTTGTGATCATTCAGTTCGGGCACAATGACGAAAAGTCCGACCAGGCCCGCCATACCGATCCGTTTGGTACCTACACCGATAATCTGCGGCGTTATGCGAAGGAAGCGAGCGAACTCGGCGCGATTCCCATCCTGGCGACTCCCGTGGTCCGAAGAAATTTCGATGTCGAAGGTGTTCTGCAACCTACCCACGGCGATTATCCCGATGCGGTTCGCAAGCTCGCCAACGAGATTGAGGTGCCGCTGTTAGAAATGACACATCGATCACGGGAACTGATCGAGCGGTTGGGCCCCGAACGCTCTAAGCAGCTGTTCATCTGGACGGTGCCAGGCGAATACAGTCGCTTTCCCACGGGCAACTCGGACAACACCCATTTCAATGCACTCGGAGCGACCCGAATGTGTGACCTCGTTGTCGCGGAAATCCAAGAGAAGATCCCCGAGCTCGCAGTCCATTTGAAGACCCGTCGCTGA
- a CDS encoding DUF2585 family protein, producing MQTSPTTPAKIIPEPIPTRVVSALIGIAVVMCLTLWQMGRVGWCEQGDWLPWSFDVMSSHNSQHLFDPYALSHFEHGLGLWLLLCVVFRAQMSASLKILVIAAIEAGWEILENTPMVINRYREATISLDYFGDSIANSASDYVMCLAGVWLARRIKWQAAVAILITLEVISLVWIRDSLLINIIMLTFPIDAIKHWQSAM from the coding sequence ATGCAAACCTCACCAACCACGCCAGCTAAAATCATCCCCGAGCCGATCCCCACTCGCGTCGTGAGCGCCCTGATCGGGATCGCGGTGGTGATGTGCTTGACGCTGTGGCAAATGGGACGGGTGGGGTGGTGCGAGCAAGGGGATTGGCTGCCGTGGTCCTTCGATGTCATGTCGAGTCACAATTCTCAGCACCTGTTCGATCCCTACGCATTGTCGCACTTCGAACATGGTCTCGGTTTGTGGCTCTTGCTGTGCGTTGTGTTTCGCGCGCAGATGTCAGCATCGCTGAAGATTCTCGTGATCGCGGCGATCGAAGCCGGATGGGAGATCCTGGAGAACACGCCAATGGTGATCAATCGCTATCGCGAAGCCACCATTTCGCTGGACTACTTCGGTGACAGCATCGCCAACTCCGCATCCGATTATGTGATGTGCTTGGCCGGCGTGTGGTTGGCGCGGAGGATCAAGTGGCAGGCCGCGGTGGCGATCTTAATCACGTTGGAAGTGATCAGCTTGGTTTGGATTCGCGACAGCCTACTCATTAACATCATCATGCTGACCTTTCCGATCGACGCGATCAAGCATTGGCAGTCCGCGATGTAG
- a CDS encoding BPSS1187 family protein produces MFRSRIFLWFLACTVLGACESSGADPKVDSPKHVRILTIGNSFTRNATRYLGEITEAAGHKLTHKMLSIGGSPLELHAAKALAFEQDRSDRSAKYSSGESLQEALQSEPWDFVTIQQVSIKSHDIETYRPYAEQLADIIHRYAPQARLLVHQTWAYRNDDPRFHRSSTPEGEPATQQAMYEGLSEAYRTIVAELSARRIPVGDAFWIADNDPNYGYRAPAEFDATQFKFPDRPESLHSLHVGYRWLKRDGKQQLRMDGHHANLAGEYLGACVWFEGLFAESVVGNRFVPDKLDPKYAAFLQTVAHQAAQQGGDVVRGIPNEPTTAWDDPSPQRYQFRVRASEIDSRTGEYPKIGFVSGSREKPADMEFASVDTRVAPQGKLAIWLMGHNSGLFERLNEYGIHAIGVSYARGWFGKLAQPRPADAYARGRIRLEAATGLDFSDELDLLPPDGAAERARQMVLWLSKENPQGNWEQFLADDGSRLRWDKIIVTGASHGSTTAARFAQHQRVDRVVMLCGPRDQDQDWQSLPSATPANRFFGFTHVLDGGWTGDHYCRSWEMLGLHAFGPIVNVDSTPPPYENSRRLITAADVGGDARRAHGSVTPGGSSPKDANGELRFDPVWRYLYNHPVDAVGEASEEDPDCQRIHVSYD; encoded by the coding sequence ATGTTTCGATCACGAATATTCCTTTGGTTCCTCGCATGCACCGTGCTGGGGGCGTGCGAGTCGTCTGGTGCGGATCCCAAGGTGGACTCGCCGAAGCATGTTCGCATTCTCACGATCGGGAACAGTTTTACTCGAAATGCGACGCGGTATTTGGGCGAGATTACGGAGGCGGCAGGTCACAAGTTGACTCACAAAATGTTGTCGATTGGTGGATCGCCGCTCGAACTGCATGCGGCCAAAGCGCTCGCCTTTGAGCAGGATCGTAGTGATCGCTCGGCAAAGTACTCGAGTGGCGAGAGTCTGCAAGAAGCGTTGCAGAGCGAGCCTTGGGACTTCGTCACGATCCAGCAGGTCAGCATCAAGAGCCATGACATCGAGACGTACCGCCCGTATGCGGAGCAGTTAGCCGACATCATCCATCGCTACGCTCCCCAAGCAAGGTTGTTGGTCCATCAGACTTGGGCTTATCGCAACGATGACCCGCGATTCCATCGCTCGAGCACTCCCGAAGGCGAACCCGCGACGCAACAGGCGATGTACGAAGGACTGAGTGAGGCTTATCGCACGATTGTGGCGGAGTTGTCGGCGCGCCGAATTCCGGTGGGCGACGCGTTTTGGATTGCGGACAACGATCCGAACTATGGGTATCGCGCTCCGGCGGAGTTTGACGCGACGCAATTTAAATTTCCCGATCGTCCCGAATCACTGCATTCGCTGCACGTCGGATACCGCTGGCTCAAGCGTGATGGCAAGCAACAACTGCGGATGGACGGCCATCATGCGAACTTGGCCGGTGAATATTTGGGAGCGTGTGTCTGGTTCGAGGGCTTGTTCGCAGAAAGTGTGGTTGGCAATCGCTTTGTTCCAGACAAGCTCGACCCCAAGTACGCGGCGTTTTTGCAAACGGTCGCCCACCAGGCGGCTCAGCAAGGGGGTGATGTGGTTCGCGGCATTCCCAACGAACCAACGACCGCGTGGGACGACCCGTCGCCACAGCGGTATCAGTTTCGTGTTCGCGCCAGTGAAATCGATTCACGTACCGGCGAGTACCCCAAGATTGGTTTTGTCTCGGGAAGTCGTGAGAAGCCTGCGGATATGGAGTTTGCGTCGGTCGATACACGAGTGGCGCCGCAGGGAAAGTTAGCCATTTGGTTGATGGGCCATAACAGCGGGTTGTTCGAGCGTTTGAACGAGTATGGCATTCACGCGATCGGGGTCAGTTACGCACGAGGCTGGTTCGGCAAACTGGCTCAGCCGCGGCCCGCCGACGCGTACGCGCGAGGACGTATTCGGTTGGAGGCCGCAACCGGCTTGGATTTCAGCGATGAATTGGATCTATTGCCCCCGGACGGAGCTGCCGAGCGTGCCCGTCAAATGGTGCTGTGGCTTTCCAAAGAGAATCCGCAAGGCAATTGGGAACAGTTCTTGGCCGACGATGGATCGCGGTTACGTTGGGACAAGATCATTGTGACGGGGGCTTCGCACGGTAGTACGACGGCGGCGCGATTCGCCCAACACCAACGCGTCGATCGAGTCGTGATGTTGTGCGGCCCGAGAGACCAAGACCAAGATTGGCAGAGCTTGCCCTCGGCGACTCCCGCGAACCGATTTTTTGGATTCACTCATGTGCTCGATGGCGGCTGGACCGGCGACCACTATTGCCGTTCATGGGAAATGTTGGGATTGCATGCGTTTGGCCCGATCGTCAACGTCGACTCGACACCGCCGCCGTACGAAAACTCGCGCCGCTTGATCACCGCAGCCGATGTGGGGGGCGACGCCCGACGTGCGCATGGCTCGGTCACTCCCGGTGGCTCTTCTCCGAAAGACGCAAACGGGGAATTGCGGTTCGATCCCGTTTGGCGTTACTTATACAACCACCCGGTTGATGCCGTCGGCGAGGCGAGCGAGGAAGATCCCGATTGCCAACGCATTCACGTTAGCTACGACTGA
- a CDS encoding nucleoside hydrolase, giving the protein MKLSCVFCLLLSILIPSVAEAADKPTTSPRRVILDTDMLTDCDDAGAMAMLHALEDRGEISLLGVLLNGVDSTGKHSAVVSAINTHFGRDDLPIGVTQRAADTSPKKSSSYAPAIWDEFPHDGKRDADRPAALEVYRELLSAAPEHSVTIISIGFLTNLDDLLRDEQGIALIQSKVKRLVVMGGAYPSGKEYNFRFANAANATGYVLENWPNDVPIVFTGYELGEIVKTGKGYQAAPPSPMKRCYELAYNSINKGRPSWDQTAVLFAARGVGHEGKTYFREVAGGYNVLHADGRNEWVTSENSNHRHTYLQLATTADALAAEIEALMVAPPKHRK; this is encoded by the coding sequence ATGAAATTAAGCTGCGTTTTTTGTCTTCTGCTGAGCATTCTGATTCCCTCGGTTGCCGAGGCGGCCGATAAACCAACGACGTCGCCGCGACGCGTGATCCTGGACACCGACATGCTCACCGATTGCGACGACGCGGGAGCCATGGCGATGCTTCATGCTTTAGAGGACCGCGGCGAAATCAGTTTGCTGGGGGTCCTACTCAACGGAGTGGACAGCACCGGCAAGCACAGCGCCGTCGTCAGCGCGATCAATACTCATTTCGGCCGCGACGATCTTCCCATCGGAGTCACCCAACGTGCCGCCGATACCAGCCCCAAAAAAAGCAGCTCCTATGCTCCTGCGATCTGGGACGAGTTTCCCCACGATGGCAAAAGGGACGCCGATCGCCCCGCCGCCTTGGAGGTCTATCGAGAGTTGCTCTCTGCCGCTCCCGAACACAGCGTCACGATCATCAGCATTGGCTTCCTGACCAACTTGGACGATCTACTTCGCGACGAACAGGGCATCGCATTGATTCAATCCAAGGTGAAAAGGCTGGTGGTGATGGGCGGTGCTTACCCCTCCGGAAAGGAATACAACTTTCGCTTCGCCAATGCAGCCAACGCGACGGGCTACGTGTTGGAAAACTGGCCTAACGACGTGCCGATCGTGTTCACGGGCTATGAGCTAGGCGAAATTGTCAAGACGGGAAAAGGATACCAAGCTGCGCCGCCAAGCCCGATGAAACGTTGCTACGAACTGGCGTACAATTCGATTAACAAGGGCCGCCCCAGCTGGGACCAAACCGCCGTATTGTTCGCAGCCCGAGGCGTGGGGCATGAAGGCAAAACCTATTTCCGAGAAGTGGCCGGGGGCTACAACGTCCTGCATGCCGACGGCCGAAACGAATGGGTGACGTCCGAAAATTCGAACCATCGACATACTTACCTGCAACTGGCAACCACGGCGGATGCACTCGCAGCGGAGATCGAGGCGTTGATGGTTGCCCCGCCCAAGCACCGCAAATAG
- a CDS encoding sodium:solute symporter family protein, giving the protein MILTAIDYVIIGIYFATTIGIGFWFRNRASKDIAEYFVSGRSLPWWIAGTSMVATTFAADTPLAVTGLTIQHGLAGNWVWWSFALGGMITVFVYAKLWRRSGVMTDVELVELRYSGKPAALLRGSRAIYVALIVNPIIIGWVTSAMFMVLDETILFELPASTFEQTIFGEGALSVRPWLIIFGTLAMVGVYGTLSGMWGVAVADALQFCLAMFGCIALAWLAIAHFGGPSQLEAKVIENFGEGGTAAFDLIPDFSGDNAWLPLHVFLLLLLVQWWATWYPGAEPGGGGFIVQRMAACKDERHSLLATLWFQIAHYCVRPWPWLIVALAALAMYPELRQSELADPAFNSGVGFPRVMRDLSPPGLRGLLTVTFFAAFMSTLSTQMNWGASYLVRDVYQRFLRPDATEKQLNRASRYASLIVLLAGGVASVLMFGQSVDAAWRLLLALGAGTGAVFMLRWFWWRINAWSEIVSMFGSLVFFLTVEPLAVATGLANSDGVGPVLGPEVKMFAVAMMTIVLWVLVTWLTPPVDSDTLDRFYQKVRPGGPFWKPVSKRNPEVQVDTDVGLSIFAALCATGIVYTVLPGIGNLIFGHYQSALLCGGIAIALTVVVAILVKRLTQVSS; this is encoded by the coding sequence ATGATCCTCACCGCCATCGACTACGTGATTATCGGGATCTACTTCGCCACCACGATTGGGATTGGCTTTTGGTTCCGCAATCGAGCCAGCAAGGACATTGCGGAGTATTTTGTCTCGGGACGGTCGTTACCATGGTGGATTGCCGGCACATCGATGGTGGCCACGACCTTTGCTGCCGACACGCCGCTGGCTGTTACCGGACTAACCATTCAACATGGCTTGGCGGGCAATTGGGTTTGGTGGTCGTTCGCGCTCGGTGGCATGATTACCGTGTTCGTCTATGCCAAACTGTGGCGACGATCCGGCGTGATGACCGATGTCGAGTTAGTGGAATTACGCTATTCGGGCAAACCCGCGGCACTGCTGCGTGGTTCGCGCGCGATCTACGTTGCACTGATCGTCAATCCGATCATCATCGGTTGGGTGACCTCGGCGATGTTCATGGTGCTCGACGAGACGATCTTGTTCGAATTACCCGCATCGACGTTTGAACAAACGATATTCGGCGAAGGCGCGTTGTCGGTTCGGCCTTGGTTGATCATTTTTGGCACGCTGGCAATGGTCGGTGTCTATGGGACGCTCTCGGGCATGTGGGGCGTCGCGGTCGCCGATGCATTGCAATTCTGCCTGGCGATGTTCGGCTGCATTGCCTTGGCGTGGCTTGCGATCGCGCACTTCGGCGGCCCTTCGCAATTGGAAGCCAAGGTGATCGAAAACTTTGGCGAAGGGGGAACCGCCGCCTTCGACTTGATTCCCGATTTCTCGGGCGACAACGCTTGGTTGCCGCTGCATGTGTTTTTACTGTTGTTATTGGTGCAGTGGTGGGCAACGTGGTATCCCGGCGCCGAACCCGGTGGCGGCGGCTTTATCGTCCAACGGATGGCGGCGTGTAAGGACGAACGCCATTCGCTACTGGCAACGCTATGGTTTCAGATCGCTCACTATTGCGTACGCCCCTGGCCTTGGTTGATCGTGGCATTAGCGGCACTGGCGATGTACCCCGAACTGCGCCAAAGCGAGCTTGCCGACCCGGCGTTCAACTCCGGCGTTGGGTTCCCCCGAGTGATGCGCGACCTCAGCCCACCGGGACTCCGCGGTCTGTTAACCGTCACCTTCTTTGCCGCGTTCATGTCAACCCTCAGCACGCAAATGAACTGGGGTGCATCCTACTTGGTGCGCGATGTCTACCAGCGATTCCTGCGGCCCGATGCCACCGAAAAGCAATTGAACCGGGCCTCTCGCTATGCGTCGCTGATCGTATTGTTGGCCGGGGGTGTGGCATCGGTGCTGATGTTTGGCCAATCGGTCGACGCCGCTTGGCGATTGTTATTGGCCCTCGGCGCAGGCACCGGCGCGGTGTTCATGTTGCGCTGGTTTTGGTGGCGCATCAACGCTTGGAGCGAAATCGTTTCGATGTTTGGATCGCTCGTGTTTTTCTTGACCGTCGAACCGCTTGCCGTCGCCACAGGGCTGGCGAATTCCGATGGCGTCGGTCCGGTCCTAGGCCCGGAGGTCAAAATGTTCGCTGTTGCCATGATGACCATCGTGCTGTGGGTGCTGGTGACTTGGCTCACTCCGCCAGTCGATTCCGACACGCTCGATCGGTTCTATCAAAAGGTCCGACCGGGTGGCCCATTTTGGAAACCCGTCTCCAAACGCAATCCCGAGGTACAGGTTGATACCGACGTCGGACTCTCGATCTTTGCCGCCCTTTGCGCAACCGGAATCGTTTACACGGTGTTACCCGGCATTGGAAACCTGATCTTCGGGCACTACCAATCCGCGTTGCTGTGCGGCGGCATCGCGATTGCATTGACCGTGGTGGTGGCAATCTTGGTCAAGCGATTGACGCAAGTCAGTTCGTAG